One window of Pseudacidobacterium ailaaui genomic DNA carries:
- a CDS encoding amidohydrolase family protein has translation MKILEAATMTAARAPGVENESGSLEVGKRADVLLHANPLAEMRNTRAIGRIVAAEVVSDPSSLCQRVGFGP, from the coding sequence CTGAAAATCCTAGAGGCGGCCACCATGACAGCGGCGCGCGCTCCCGGAGTAGAGAACGAGTCCGGTTCGCTGGAGGTGGGCAAGCGCGCAGACGTGCTGCTGCATGCCAACCCGCTGGCCGAAATGCGCAACACGCGTGCTATAGGGCGAATAGTCGCTGCCGAAGTCGTTTCCGACCCCTCTTCTCTTTGCCAGAGGGTCGGGTTTGGGCCTTAG
- a CDS encoding heparinase II/III domain-containing protein, translating into MSIGLIIRTARHLTFKQWGWRFYCRGQFLLMEKWPQVAHRHYLKAAQKMPNPLPESPRLASAAKHVIQLQAAVHGDFFEDIAKGKFTLLNRTVDFGSLSQVKWRQDLGEGNNRLWRMNLAYMGYLVPIFKCNVRAGLEIAHSLLTSMHIQNPWSERGVFRDVWHPYSVSHRIINLLTCLSLTAASGIDMEQADTSHVINLMVEEIKLGAAFVSANLERDLQYNHLFKNYVSLIMLASASNVDKLSPRMAKPLVRLIHQQFLPDGGPAERCPMYHVLALLDLRILRDSGVLPPTVSQLVSRISVEAEQAVHAMTHPDGEIALFNDSWMGEAPMPANILERSANSLNGRVKNELPDTGYVRMASGKDSVVFDFGPCGPDDNPGHAHADFLSLELSVQGERLIVDPGVPTYSAGKAREWSRSAHSHNGPTVGQLEPIEFWGSFRVGRRGYAYKLPCDHADQNSLTFTAWHDGYKHAGVIVGRAVRLVPGKGLLIVDSWAGNQELPAFTHFIIGKDWSAVSQTQFQHQNNTAIPQVSFKCIECSFLGPMPTQYYERFGVAENGTRISLIPQRSKKIGIAGCWISWSTDTFNWRAEWEHLSQNFLMSFLSLPSVRHYQV; encoded by the coding sequence ATGTCTATCGGCCTGATAATCCGGACCGCCCGACATCTGACGTTCAAGCAGTGGGGATGGCGCTTCTATTGCCGCGGCCAATTCCTGCTGATGGAGAAGTGGCCACAAGTTGCGCACCGGCATTATCTAAAGGCTGCACAAAAGATGCCAAACCCGCTTCCGGAGTCTCCACGGCTTGCATCGGCAGCGAAACATGTTATACAACTGCAGGCCGCTGTACATGGAGATTTTTTTGAAGACATTGCCAAAGGGAAATTCACCCTGCTGAATAGAACGGTCGATTTCGGATCACTGTCCCAGGTGAAATGGCGCCAAGATCTAGGCGAGGGAAACAATCGTCTCTGGCGGATGAATCTCGCCTATATGGGATATCTAGTGCCGATTTTTAAGTGTAATGTTCGTGCTGGATTGGAGATTGCTCATTCTCTTCTGACCAGCATGCATATTCAAAATCCCTGGTCTGAACGCGGCGTCTTTCGCGACGTGTGGCATCCTTATTCAGTCTCACACAGGATCATCAATTTACTTACCTGTCTCAGCCTGACAGCAGCTTCCGGCATAGACATGGAACAAGCAGATACAAGTCATGTTATCAATCTGATGGTTGAAGAAATTAAACTGGGAGCAGCATTTGTCTCCGCGAATTTAGAACGGGATCTTCAATACAATCACCTATTTAAAAACTACGTGAGTCTGATAATGCTGGCTAGTGCCAGCAACGTAGATAAACTCTCTCCGCGGATGGCGAAGCCGTTGGTTCGGCTCATTCATCAACAATTCCTGCCTGATGGCGGGCCAGCCGAACGTTGCCCCATGTATCATGTCCTCGCTCTGCTTGATCTCCGTATTCTTCGCGACAGCGGGGTCCTGCCTCCTACTGTTAGCCAACTTGTCAGCCGAATATCTGTTGAAGCAGAACAGGCGGTTCATGCAATGACTCATCCGGATGGAGAAATTGCTCTGTTTAATGATAGTTGGATGGGGGAAGCGCCGATGCCGGCAAACATCCTGGAAAGGTCCGCGAATTCCCTGAATGGCCGGGTAAAAAATGAACTCCCCGATACCGGGTATGTCCGGATGGCTTCCGGAAAGGACAGTGTCGTTTTTGATTTCGGTCCTTGTGGCCCTGATGACAATCCCGGCCATGCTCATGCAGACTTTCTGTCTTTGGAATTATCAGTTCAGGGCGAAAGACTCATCGTAGACCCGGGAGTTCCGACCTATAGCGCAGGCAAGGCAAGAGAGTGGTCACGCTCGGCACATTCGCACAATGGCCCCACAGTAGGGCAACTGGAACCAATCGAGTTCTGGGGCTCTTTCCGGGTTGGTCGGCGAGGATACGCATATAAACTGCCTTGTGATCATGCCGACCAAAACTCTCTGACTTTCACGGCATGGCACGACGGATACAAACACGCGGGAGTGATTGTGGGCCGCGCTGTTCGGTTGGTTCCAGGAAAGGGCCTGCTGATAGTTGATTCCTGGGCAGGCAACCAAGAATTGCCCGCCTTTACACACTTTATCATTGGAAAAGACTGGTCAGCAGTGAGTCAGACGCAGTTTCAGCATCAAAACAATACAGCCATACCGCAAGTCAGCTTTAAATGCATCGAGTGCAGCTTCTTAGGCCCCATGCCGACTCAATACTACGAGCGTTTCGGAGTGGCAGAAAATGGAACACGCATTTCCCTAATCCCCCAACGGTCTAAAAAGATCGGAATAGCAGGTTGCTGGATCAGTTGGTCTACAGATACATTTAATTGGCGCGCAGAGTGGGAACACCTATCACAAAATTTCTTAATGTCATTTTTATCATTGCCATCGGTGCGTCATTATCAAGTATAG
- a CDS encoding MerR family transcriptional regulator: protein MQQRATRKKAPETAAIPDKLYFRIGEVARLCRVQTYVLRFWESEFPQLKPNKSGTGQRLYRKRDVELALKIKRLLHEEGYTIAGARQVLQTESREARKHAPQPELPLNKETSQNQQKLERLRAELKDLLGMLSARVPVATRNTAKTKKGAASSAPNLFGE from the coding sequence ATGCAGCAACGCGCGACGCGCAAAAAAGCCCCGGAAACGGCAGCCATTCCCGACAAGCTGTATTTTCGCATTGGCGAAGTGGCGAGATTGTGTCGTGTGCAAACCTACGTGCTGCGCTTCTGGGAGTCAGAATTTCCGCAATTAAAACCAAACAAAAGCGGAACCGGACAGCGCCTTTACCGCAAACGAGATGTTGAACTGGCGCTGAAGATCAAACGCCTGCTTCATGAAGAGGGCTATACCATCGCCGGCGCGCGGCAGGTGCTGCAAACCGAATCACGCGAAGCCAGAAAGCATGCCCCGCAACCGGAACTTCCTTTGAACAAGGAAACCAGCCAGAACCAGCAGAAGCTGGAGCGCCTGCGCGCGGAATTAAAAGATTTGTTGGGGATGCTTTCTGCCAGGGTTCCCGTAGCCACGCGAAACACAGCAAAGACAAAAAAGGGAGCCGCTTCTTCCGCGCCGAACTTGTTCGGTGAGTAA
- the rplS gene encoding 50S ribosomal protein L19 — translation MSIHPVMQRLAEKLNRTDLPHFVPGDTVRVQVKIKEGDKERLQAFEGIVIARKNGPQGSFTVRKMSFGQGVERIFPFNSKVIDKVEKVRSSRVRRAKLFYLRELRGKAARLKEIERA, via the coding sequence ATGTCTATTCATCCCGTCATGCAGCGCCTTGCCGAGAAACTGAACCGCACGGACCTGCCTCATTTTGTCCCCGGCGATACGGTGCGCGTACAGGTCAAGATCAAAGAAGGCGACAAGGAACGCCTCCAGGCTTTTGAGGGCATTGTGATTGCCCGCAAGAATGGGCCGCAGGGCAGCTTCACCGTCCGCAAGATGAGCTTTGGTCAGGGTGTCGAGCGCATCTTCCCCTTCAACTCCAAGGTCATCGACAAGGTCGAGAAGGTCCGCTCCAGCCGCGTACGCCGCGCCAAGCTCTTTTATCTGCGCGAACTCCGCGGCAAGGCCGCCCGCCTGAAGGAAATTGAACGCGCTTAA
- a CDS encoding bi-domain-containing oxidoreductase, with the protein MKQVVQNARGGKLRIKTVPDPGVQPNTLLVRTLCSLISAGTERQMVGFAQSNIVAKAKARPDLVKKVLDKVGRDGAIATLKSVVARLDEPLPLGYSAAGVVAEVGPGLEGQYTIGQIVAMAGAGIANHAEFNVVPGNLVVPVPNDVPAEEACFSTICSIAMHAVRLASVQLGDVVAIIGAGLVGQVAAQIARLGGGRVIVLDYNSRRLELAKANGAEATIQLGSGSPQENILDITRGIGCDKVLIAAATQSSEPFETAAEIARDRATVCLVGITGTEFPYRPFMQKELNIVVSRSYGPGRYDRDYENKHMKYPLGYVRWTEHENLREVTRLMSPSISPRLDVKSLITHRFEFERADEAYAMVLDGTEPHLGVVLNYQQSTKRPERKTVLRPAQKTEGAPCVLGSIGAGNFAKTMILPALRKDPRVILHTLVTSRGVSSQGAGERFGFANAATEIDEILKNPEIKGVVITTPHSSHARLVVQALESGKSVFVEKPLALNFAELECIVNARNEAPGFFMVGFNRRFAPQVAEVKKYLSSKPGKSMVFIRVNAGQLAPESWQRDTDEGQGRILGELCHFVDLAMDLVGTRLVSVDAQAAEASRGLCEDVAVSLRFADGSLAVIAYTTLGDTRFSKELIECYKGGSVCRIENFREVTIVSSGKQVLKKSSVAQDKGHAAQIKAFIEGVISGNPPVNEQSFVESSLATILVLDSLRCGRAISVEA; encoded by the coding sequence TTGAAGCAAGTCGTTCAGAATGCGCGTGGAGGAAAACTCAGAATTAAAACTGTTCCCGATCCGGGGGTTCAGCCCAATACACTGCTGGTCCGCACCTTATGCTCTCTGATTTCCGCCGGGACAGAACGTCAAATGGTTGGTTTTGCCCAATCCAACATAGTTGCTAAGGCAAAAGCACGGCCCGATCTCGTAAAAAAGGTGCTCGACAAAGTGGGCCGAGATGGAGCAATCGCAACTCTGAAATCTGTTGTGGCGCGACTGGACGAACCGTTGCCACTTGGATACTCCGCAGCAGGAGTTGTCGCGGAGGTGGGCCCTGGACTGGAAGGCCAATATACGATTGGGCAAATTGTAGCCATGGCGGGAGCAGGCATTGCAAACCATGCAGAATTTAATGTCGTTCCCGGGAATCTTGTGGTCCCGGTCCCAAACGATGTTCCTGCGGAAGAGGCATGCTTCAGTACTATCTGCTCCATCGCGATGCATGCTGTACGGCTTGCTTCTGTGCAGTTGGGGGACGTCGTCGCAATCATCGGTGCAGGACTCGTGGGACAGGTTGCTGCGCAAATAGCGAGGCTTGGTGGCGGCCGGGTGATTGTTCTCGATTACAATTCCCGGCGCCTCGAACTGGCGAAAGCCAATGGAGCAGAAGCGACCATCCAGCTTGGCAGCGGCAGTCCGCAGGAAAACATTCTGGATATTACTCGTGGCATTGGATGCGACAAAGTCCTGATTGCCGCTGCGACGCAGTCAAGTGAGCCGTTTGAAACTGCTGCGGAAATTGCGCGAGACCGAGCAACAGTATGTTTAGTTGGCATTACGGGCACTGAGTTTCCTTATCGCCCATTCATGCAGAAAGAGTTAAATATTGTTGTTTCTCGATCCTATGGACCTGGGCGCTATGACCGCGACTATGAAAACAAACATATGAAGTATCCCCTGGGGTATGTGCGCTGGACTGAGCATGAAAACCTGAGAGAAGTCACCCGGCTAATGTCGCCTTCGATTTCTCCGCGGCTGGATGTGAAATCTCTCATTACTCACCGGTTTGAATTTGAGCGTGCAGACGAGGCATATGCGATGGTGCTGGATGGCACTGAGCCGCATTTAGGAGTCGTCCTTAATTATCAGCAATCCACAAAGAGACCCGAACGGAAAACAGTCCTCAGACCCGCGCAGAAAACGGAAGGTGCTCCCTGTGTCTTGGGTTCAATTGGAGCTGGAAATTTTGCAAAAACTATGATCCTTCCTGCTCTTAGAAAAGACCCTCGGGTCATCCTTCATACATTGGTTACAAGCCGGGGAGTGTCTTCTCAAGGAGCAGGTGAGCGCTTCGGATTTGCAAACGCGGCGACTGAAATTGATGAGATTTTAAAGAATCCAGAGATCAAAGGTGTCGTGATTACTACTCCGCATTCATCGCACGCGCGTTTGGTTGTGCAGGCACTTGAATCGGGCAAGAGCGTCTTTGTCGAAAAACCTTTGGCCCTCAACTTTGCGGAACTTGAATGTATCGTGAATGCCCGTAATGAAGCCCCTGGTTTTTTTATGGTTGGTTTTAACCGCAGGTTTGCACCGCAAGTAGCAGAAGTAAAAAAGTATTTAAGCTCTAAGCCAGGCAAGAGCATGGTGTTTATTCGAGTGAATGCAGGGCAATTGGCACCGGAAAGCTGGCAGCGAGATACAGATGAGGGGCAAGGACGCATACTTGGTGAGCTCTGCCACTTTGTCGACTTAGCCATGGACCTGGTCGGAACCAGACTTGTTTCAGTGGATGCTCAAGCAGCGGAAGCTTCGCGAGGTTTATGTGAGGACGTTGCTGTTAGTCTGCGCTTTGCAGACGGCAGCTTAGCTGTAATCGCATATACCACCTTGGGGGACACCAGATTTAGCAAAGAGTTGATCGAATGTTACAAGGGTGGCTCTGTATGCCGGATTGAGAATTTTCGTGAAGTCACGATTGTTTCCAGTGGAAAACAGGTTTTGAAAAAATCTTCCGTGGCCCAGGACAAAGGCCATGCTGCACAAATCAAGGCTTTTATCGAGGGTGTCATATCAGGTAATCCCCCAGTAAATGAGCAGTCATTTGTTGAATCGAGTCTGGCGACCATTCTAGTGCTCGATTCATTGAGGTGTGGTCGCGCAATTTCGGTGGAGGCATAG
- the trmD gene encoding tRNA (guanosine(37)-N1)-methyltransferase TrmD yields MRFDVITIFPDFFSGIFSHGVLRRAIAGGLLSVEAHNLRDFAHDRHRTVDDRPFGGGEGMVLKPEPLGEAIESLGVSAKDERNPQIESVILLSAQGRKFTQATARELAKLERIVLICGRYEGVDERVNELFCDRELSIGDYVLSGGELAAAVVLDATMRLIPGVLGNEASSAYESFGQSDAACPQDETGPPRSTHGSGGLLDYPHYTRPAEFRGLVVPEVLSSGNHEQIRRWRREQALRKTLLNRPDLLENATLTEEDRAFLLTVKGPSF; encoded by the coding sequence ATGCGCTTTGACGTCATCACCATCTTCCCTGATTTCTTTTCAGGCATCTTTTCCCATGGTGTACTACGGCGCGCCATTGCCGGCGGTCTGCTTTCCGTTGAAGCCCATAATCTGCGCGACTTTGCTCATGACCGCCACCGCACGGTGGACGACCGCCCATTCGGTGGCGGGGAAGGCATGGTCCTGAAACCGGAGCCGCTGGGCGAAGCCATCGAATCACTGGGAGTTTCCGCAAAAGACGAACGCAATCCGCAAATTGAAAGCGTCATCCTGCTTTCCGCCCAAGGGAGAAAGTTTACTCAGGCAACGGCCCGCGAACTGGCGAAACTGGAGCGTATTGTTCTCATCTGCGGGCGTTATGAGGGGGTGGATGAACGGGTGAACGAGCTTTTCTGCGACCGGGAGCTTTCCATTGGCGATTATGTGCTTTCCGGAGGCGAACTGGCCGCTGCCGTTGTTCTTGATGCCACCATGCGGCTCATCCCCGGAGTGCTGGGCAACGAAGCATCCAGCGCCTATGAGAGTTTCGGCCAATCTGATGCTGCCTGTCCGCAAGACGAAACCGGGCCGCCTCGCTCCACACACGGTTCAGGGGGACTTCTGGATTATCCGCACTATACCCGGCCGGCGGAGTTTCGCGGACTTGTGGTCCCGGAGGTGCTTTCCAGTGGAAACCACGAGCAGATCCGTCGCTGGCGCCGAGAACAGGCGCTTAGAAAAACTTTGCTGAACCGGCCGGACCTGCTGGAGAATGCGACGCTGACGGAAGAGGACCGGGCCTTTCTGTTGACCGTTAAAGGACCTTCCTTCTAA
- a CDS encoding glycosyltransferase: MRFVWIMKEVPFNPESGLLIYSNGLLRGVLENGAQGVLVAFERASARGVTLPGLEVSSVRLKKKVRALSLLTKYHSDSYRHKSAEFIQAVMKAMQTGPDFVIIDYFAMGWVLPFIKKCIAVNGNRPLIIYISHNYESNLRFDVARSMRDPIMRAVLMMDARKALRLEKDLVAACDLIVVNTDEDKQLYENDSPGKATITLTPAYDGEITPVAPLTQQRPKRVIIVGAFDWIAKQANLRRFLQLAEDPFRKAGIDILIVGRAPETFINEMSARFSFCKFTGRVDDVRAYLTEGRIGLMPDDVGGGFKHKYLYYIFAGLPVATVRSQVAGLPIDPDHDFIARETMEELVDAIVKSIDDIPYLNALQKRCWESCAHSFNWQDRGTRLAKKIKQLRAVN, from the coding sequence ATGAGATTTGTCTGGATTATGAAGGAAGTACCATTTAACCCTGAAAGTGGCCTGCTTATTTATTCGAATGGGCTTCTTAGAGGGGTTTTGGAGAATGGAGCTCAAGGGGTTCTGGTCGCCTTCGAAAGGGCTTCTGCACGAGGTGTGACTCTGCCGGGACTCGAAGTAAGTAGTGTCCGTTTAAAAAAGAAGGTACGAGCTCTTAGTCTGCTGACCAAATATCACAGTGACTCCTATCGCCACAAGAGCGCGGAGTTCATCCAGGCAGTCATGAAGGCGATGCAAACCGGCCCTGATTTTGTAATCATTGATTATTTTGCTATGGGTTGGGTCTTGCCTTTCATAAAAAAATGTATTGCAGTTAACGGAAATCGTCCTTTAATCATCTATATCTCTCATAATTATGAATCAAACTTGAGATTCGATGTTGCCCGAAGCATGAGGGATCCAATCATGCGTGCAGTTCTCATGATGGATGCTCGTAAAGCGCTGCGACTCGAGAAAGATCTCGTCGCAGCTTGTGACCTCATCGTAGTAAATACAGACGAAGACAAGCAGCTCTATGAGAATGACTCTCCAGGAAAGGCAACTATTACGCTGACCCCTGCTTATGATGGCGAAATTACTCCCGTTGCTCCTTTAACCCAACAGCGTCCAAAACGTGTCATTATTGTGGGGGCCTTCGACTGGATCGCCAAGCAGGCCAATCTGAGGCGCTTTCTCCAACTGGCTGAAGACCCTTTCCGAAAGGCTGGGATTGACATTCTGATCGTAGGCCGTGCGCCTGAAACATTTATCAATGAAATGTCTGCTCGATTTTCATTTTGTAAATTTACAGGAAGAGTAGACGACGTCCGGGCCTATCTTACAGAAGGAAGGATTGGCTTAATGCCTGATGACGTAGGTGGTGGATTTAAGCACAAGTACCTCTATTATATTTTTGCTGGACTTCCTGTAGCTACCGTCAGATCTCAGGTTGCCGGGCTTCCCATTGATCCTGATCATGATTTTATCGCCCGTGAAACCATGGAAGAACTCGTGGATGCAATCGTGAAATCCATAGATGATATCCCTTATTTGAATGCACTCCAGAAACGCTGCTGGGAAAGTTGTGCACACTCTTTTAACTGGCAAGACCGCGGTACCAGATTGGCCAAGAAGATCAAACAGTTACGGGCTGTGAATTAA
- a CDS encoding dehydrogenase: MSDFVKEIEKPSRFVHSLARNVETIGAGQPQYKIRSRAPLRLGLAGGGTDVSPYSEDYGGAVLNLTIDRHAYTFIQPSDDWKIRFVASDLNINEAFPLDMEAIQDTRLPLHAAVYRRMVSEFGGGRPLAITVRTSVDAPAGSGLGSSSALVVALVEAFRALLELPLGPYEVAHLAFEIERIDLKLAGGKQDQYAASFGGINYLEFMAGDRVIVNPLRISRSVQNELETSLVTCFSGISRSSENIIDQQRQGMTEKKTSTLEGLHQLKSDAIEMKQALLRGNIMKMAEILERSWLAKKETASGVTTPEIERMMMAALDAGALAGKVSGAGGGGFIMFLVPPEKRVSVIRALNESGGHAEDLHLTTSGAESWICPMQNL; encoded by the coding sequence ATGAGCGATTTCGTTAAAGAGATTGAAAAACCATCGCGATTTGTCCATTCGCTGGCTCGAAATGTTGAGACGATCGGTGCTGGACAGCCGCAGTATAAAATCAGGAGCCGCGCGCCGCTTCGTCTGGGACTGGCTGGTGGCGGAACGGACGTTAGTCCTTATTCTGAGGACTATGGTGGCGCGGTTCTGAATCTTACTATTGATCGACACGCTTATACATTTATCCAGCCTTCGGACGATTGGAAAATCCGTTTTGTAGCCAGCGACTTGAACATAAACGAAGCATTTCCTCTTGATATGGAGGCTATCCAGGATACGCGCCTTCCCCTTCATGCCGCCGTGTATCGAAGGATGGTTTCTGAGTTTGGCGGTGGGCGCCCGCTGGCTATCACTGTCCGCACGTCCGTGGATGCTCCTGCAGGTTCTGGACTCGGTTCCTCATCAGCTCTTGTAGTTGCACTCGTAGAGGCCTTTCGGGCCTTATTAGAGCTTCCGTTGGGGCCTTATGAAGTGGCGCATCTGGCATTTGAAATCGAGAGAATTGATCTTAAACTGGCTGGAGGCAAACAAGACCAATACGCCGCGTCATTCGGCGGGATTAATTATCTTGAGTTCATGGCGGGCGATCGCGTCATTGTCAACCCGCTCCGCATCTCCAGATCTGTGCAGAATGAACTGGAGACGTCCCTAGTTACCTGCTTTTCGGGCATATCCAGAAGCTCTGAAAACATTATTGACCAGCAACGTCAAGGTATGACTGAGAAGAAGACCAGCACTCTTGAAGGACTTCATCAGTTAAAATCCGACGCTATTGAGATGAAGCAGGCATTGTTACGTGGAAATATCATGAAGATGGCCGAAATATTAGAGCGCTCATGGCTGGCAAAAAAAGAGACTGCATCCGGTGTAACTACGCCCGAAATTGAGCGCATGATGATGGCAGCTCTCGATGCCGGAGCTCTCGCCGGAAAAGTCTCTGGAGCCGGTGGTGGTGGTTTTATCATGTTTTTGGTCCCGCCCGAAAAAAGGGTATCAGTAATACGCGCGCTCAACGAATCGGGGGGCCATGCAGAGGACCTGCATTTAACCACAAGCGGAGCAGAATCATGGATATGTCCGATGCAGAATTTGTAA
- a CDS encoding D-sedoheptulose 7-phosphate isomerase — protein sequence MDMSDAEFVTSYCEESFRALQAFVGEKTCTDSVLEIANAITEAFRSGHKLLVAGNGGSAADAQHIAGEFISRLFFDRAPLPAIALTTDTSVLTAVGNDYGYEKVFERQVLGLGVPGDVFLGISTSGKSPNVLTALAAARSRGLKTIGFTGKQGGPMSGLCDILLAVPSQKTAIIQQIHLTAAHMVCGIVEAKIFQRKAEI from the coding sequence ATGGATATGTCCGATGCAGAATTTGTAACCTCTTATTGCGAAGAATCATTTAGGGCGCTTCAAGCGTTTGTAGGAGAAAAAACCTGCACGGACTCCGTCCTGGAGATTGCAAATGCAATCACTGAGGCTTTTCGGAGCGGGCACAAACTGCTTGTTGCAGGCAACGGTGGCAGCGCAGCGGATGCGCAGCATATCGCAGGCGAATTTATTTCGAGGCTTTTTTTTGATCGTGCTCCTCTTCCAGCCATTGCTTTGACTACTGATACATCGGTGTTGACCGCAGTAGGCAATGACTACGGATATGAAAAAGTATTTGAGCGGCAGGTACTGGGTTTAGGCGTCCCCGGGGATGTTTTCCTGGGCATTTCGACATCAGGAAAATCGCCAAATGTGCTTACTGCGCTGGCTGCTGCAAGGTCTCGCGGCCTGAAAACCATTGGTTTTACAGGAAAACAAGGTGGACCGATGTCGGGTCTTTGCGATATTCTTCTAGCGGTCCCTTCTCAGAAAACAGCAATCATTCAGCAGATTCACCTGACAGCTGCGCACATGGTGTGTGGCATTGTTGAGGCCAAAATATTTCAACGCAAAGCGGAGATTTAG
- a CDS encoding CADD family putative folate metabolism protein: protein METLTNRFFAQAEERMERYDLLKHPFYTAWTAGELTREDLREYAAEYWHHVSAFPASLSALHARLADGPARRMVASNLADEEGITSPDGRAHSDLWMDFARGMGADESAVRSRTLQPETKALIASFRKIAEEGATAAALAAFYAYESRVPAIAREKACGLKEHYGADSATVRYFTLHQTADIHHANVWRELIAQELEQDPGATEKALSAVEQISASLWAALDGVERERQARRSI, encoded by the coding sequence GTGGAAACCCTGACCAACAGATTTTTTGCGCAGGCCGAAGAGCGCATGGAGCGCTATGACCTGTTGAAACATCCGTTTTACACCGCCTGGACGGCAGGCGAACTGACGCGCGAGGACCTGCGCGAATATGCTGCCGAGTACTGGCATCACGTATCGGCCTTCCCCGCATCTCTGAGTGCGCTTCATGCGCGACTGGCAGATGGGCCTGCGCGGCGCATGGTGGCCTCGAATCTGGCGGACGAGGAAGGCATCACCTCTCCGGATGGCCGCGCCCACAGCGACCTCTGGATGGATTTCGCCCGGGGCATGGGCGCGGACGAGTCTGCGGTCCGCAGCCGCACACTGCAGCCAGAAACAAAGGCACTGATCGCCTCCTTCCGAAAGATCGCGGAAGAAGGGGCCACAGCGGCCGCGCTCGCTGCATTTTATGCCTATGAATCGCGCGTGCCCGCCATCGCCCGAGAGAAAGCCTGTGGTCTCAAAGAGCATTACGGCGCTGACAGCGCTACTGTCCGCTACTTCACCCTGCACCAAACAGCAGACATTCACCATGCAAATGTCTGGCGCGAGCTGATTGCTCAGGAACTCGAACAAGACCCGGGAGCAACTGAGAAGGCCCTTTCCGCGGTAGAGCAGATTTCGGCCTCACTTTGGGCGGCGCTGGACGGCGTGGAGAGAGAAAGACAGGCGCGCAGAAGCATTTAA
- a CDS encoding superoxide dismutase, with the protein MAHEVPPLPYDYAALEPHIDEATMKLHHDKHHQAYVTNLNAAIEKHPDLAKHSAEDLLRNINNVPEDVRTAVRNNGGGHVNHTMFWQIMKPNGGGEPTGKIAEQIKKDFGDFESFKKQFNETTAKQFGSGWGWLIWDGGKLKIMTTANQDSPLMQGHYPILGNDVWEHAYYLKYQNRRPEYLAAWWNVVNWDEINKRFEQAQK; encoded by the coding sequence TTGGCACACGAAGTTCCACCCCTACCCTATGACTATGCCGCTCTCGAACCTCATATCGACGAAGCGACCATGAAGCTCCACCACGACAAGCACCATCAGGCCTACGTCACAAACCTGAATGCTGCCATTGAAAAACATCCGGATCTGGCAAAGCACTCGGCAGAGGACCTGCTGCGCAACATCAACAATGTGCCGGAAGACGTCCGCACTGCCGTGCGCAACAACGGTGGTGGCCATGTGAACCACACCATGTTTTGGCAGATCATGAAGCCCAATGGCGGCGGTGAGCCCACTGGAAAAATCGCCGAACAAATCAAAAAGGACTTTGGCGACTTTGAGTCCTTCAAAAAGCAGTTCAACGAAACTACGGCCAAACAGTTCGGCTCCGGTTGGGGCTGGCTTATCTGGGACGGCGGCAAACTGAAAATCATGACGACCGCCAATCAGGATTCGCCCCTGATGCAGGGCCACTATCCGATTCTTGGAAATGACGTCTGGGAGCACGCCTACTATCTCAAATACCAGAACCGCCGCCCGGAGTATCTGGCCGCATGGTGGAACGTCGTCAACTGGGACGAAATCAATAAGCGATTCGAACAGGCGCAGAAATAG